In Streptomyces dangxiongensis, one DNA window encodes the following:
- a CDS encoding amino acid permease, producing the protein MSPTPDPSSAPATGLPQQDEEQRLRELGYRPVLARRMGGFGNFAISFSVISILSGCMTLYGFGLNTGGPAVMLWGWAGVGVFVLCVGLALAEVTSAYPTSGALYYMADRLGGRRWGWYTGWLNLLGLLGAIAGIDYGAALFTGAFANLQWGFEPTPGRTMLIFCAILLLHAVLNLFGVRLVSVLNSVSVWWHLAGVALIVGALAIFPDHHRSPSFVFTKFVNETGWHNPLYVAAIGLLLAQYTFSGYDASAHLSEETSHASVAASRGIVRAIWVSWLAGFVLLAGLSFAIQDYDATRTTDTGVPPARILLDGLGTGGASALLLVVIVAQLFCGNAEVAAASRMVFAFSRDGALPGSHLWRKVSDRTQTPVAAVWLSVTVAFVLALPSLYSATAYNAVTAINVIGITPAYAIPVYLRLRAGDRFQRGPWHLGRWSRPVGWVAVVWVACVTVLFCLPQSSPVNVDTMNYASVALAVVLVLASVWWYVARRSYGTPTTAAYGSDRDQADLAEGIV; encoded by the coding sequence GTGTCCCCCACCCCCGATCCCTCGTCCGCCCCCGCCACGGGCCTGCCGCAGCAGGACGAGGAACAGCGCCTGCGTGAACTCGGCTACCGGCCGGTGCTGGCCCGCCGCATGGGCGGTTTCGGCAACTTCGCGATCAGCTTCTCGGTGATCTCGATCCTGTCGGGCTGCATGACCCTGTACGGCTTCGGCCTGAACACCGGCGGCCCCGCCGTGATGCTGTGGGGCTGGGCCGGCGTCGGCGTGTTCGTGCTGTGCGTCGGGCTCGCGCTCGCCGAGGTCACCAGCGCCTACCCGACCTCCGGCGCCCTGTACTACATGGCCGACCGGCTCGGCGGCCGGCGCTGGGGCTGGTACACAGGCTGGCTGAACCTGCTGGGGCTGCTCGGCGCGATCGCGGGCATCGACTACGGCGCCGCCCTGTTCACCGGCGCGTTCGCCAACCTCCAGTGGGGCTTCGAGCCGACGCCCGGCAGGACCATGCTGATCTTCTGCGCGATCCTGCTGCTGCACGCGGTGCTGAACCTGTTCGGGGTCCGCCTGGTCAGCGTGCTCAACTCGGTCAGCGTGTGGTGGCACCTGGCGGGTGTCGCGCTGATCGTCGGCGCGCTGGCGATCTTCCCCGACCACCACCGGTCGCCGTCCTTCGTGTTCACGAAGTTCGTCAACGAGACCGGCTGGCACAACCCGCTGTACGTCGCGGCGATCGGCCTGCTGCTCGCGCAGTACACCTTCTCCGGCTACGACGCCTCCGCCCACCTGTCGGAGGAGACCTCGCACGCCTCGGTGGCCGCCTCCCGCGGCATCGTCCGGGCGATCTGGGTCTCCTGGCTCGCCGGCTTCGTCCTGCTGGCCGGACTCTCCTTCGCCATCCAGGACTACGACGCCACGCGCACCACCGACACCGGTGTGCCGCCGGCCCGGATCCTGCTCGACGGCCTCGGCACCGGCGGCGCCAGCGCGCTGCTGCTCGTCGTGATCGTCGCCCAGTTGTTCTGCGGGAACGCCGAGGTCGCCGCGGCCAGCCGGATGGTGTTCGCGTTCAGCCGGGACGGGGCGCTGCCCGGTTCGCACCTGTGGCGCAAGGTGAGCGACCGCACCCAGACCCCGGTCGCCGCCGTCTGGCTCTCCGTCACCGTGGCCTTCGTCCTGGCCCTGCCGTCGCTGTACTCGGCGACGGCGTACAACGCGGTGACCGCCATCAACGTCATCGGCATCACCCCGGCCTACGCGATCCCCGTCTACCTGCGGCTGCGCGCGGGCGACCGCTTCCAGCGGGGGCCGTGGCACCTGGGCCGCTGGAGCAGACCGGTCGGCTGGGTGGCGGTCGTGTGGGTGGCGTGCGTGACGGTGCTGTTCTGCCTGCCGCAGTCGTCCCCGGTGAACGTCGACACGATGAACTACGCGTCGGTGGCGCTCGCCGTGGTCCTGGTCCTCGCCAGCGTCTGGTGGTACGTCGCCCGCCGGTCGTACGGCACGCCCACGACGGCCGCCTACGGCAGCGACCGCGATCAGGCCGACCTGGCCGAGGGCATCGTCTGA